A single Tachypleus tridentatus isolate NWPU-2018 chromosome 9, ASM421037v1, whole genome shotgun sequence DNA region contains:
- the Axud1 gene encoding AXIN1 up-regulated 1 — MPKREFGEVSQNGELRGEASQVTSSNVCPDSTELEKEDSNSNSSLQTFNSDEAPTVSSSMTSTENSDCDEPPRKKKKSVCFNSVTVYYFPRTQGFTCVPSQGGSTLGMDQKHFHKQEFTLQEHADERKKAHREMIINQRNLDHRSFSGGSDSEDSQDASDISDSELEGDSCYFLQPVPTRQRRELLRASGVRKIESVEKEECRGIRASREFCGCDCRLFCEPEICACSQAGIKCQVDRFAFPCGCTQDGCGNVAGRIEFNPIRVRSHLLHTLMRLELEKGQCHNGVPILPLSTSNSLGDESQSSGDSPGVSPTNNSLYLPSYLPSAVGNLQGDYYSNFLSSEPVNVLTEEPEELYSSMSPPSPDGSSYSENSDYSSDEVEEKPNTKITNNACSISMQELPSEPKYEQFQEKHMEPIAADHSSVYMESENKYFGEPSSGQCEYSQKITTKSCFQDPASSSEFKSCLLLQNQFEGEYSEGSYFPPIPKALPSAFGDEQRSKLTMVEESNTVETTHCYTDLSSSTPVCITEYEDCGEPPMCKESKEFQKGNFKPSEDTRLSIQEEETEGKNLAEIIKQTMEDAASS; from the exons ATGCCCAAAAGGGAGTTTGGAGAAGTTTCTCAAAATGGAGAGCTTAGGGGGGAAGCATCTCAGGTTACCTCCTCAAATGTCTGTCCTGATAGTACTGAGTTGGAAAAAGAAGACAGTAATAGCAATAGTAGTTTGCAGACCTTTAATAGCGATGAGGCTCCAACAGTTTCGAGCAGCATGACAAGCACTGAAAACTCTGACTGTGATGAACCTCCGCGGAAGAAGAAGAAAAGTGTCTGTTTTAACTCTGTCACTGTTTACTATTTTCCTAGAACACAGGGTTTTACTTGTGTTCCTAGTCAAGGAGGTTCAACTCtag gAATGGATCAGAAACATTTTCACAAGCAAGAGTTTACCCTGCAAGAACATGCCGATGAACGGAAGAAAGCTCATCGTGAGATGATTATTAATCAGAGAAACTTGGACCACCGATCATTCTCTGGAGGTTCCGATTCAGAAGACAGTCAGGATGCAAGTGACATTTCTGACTCTGAATTAGAGGGTGACAGCTGTTATTTTCTACAACCAGTTCCAACTAGGCAGCGTCGAGAACTGTTGCGAGCTTCAGGAGTGAGGAAAATTGAATCTGTAGAGAAAGAAGAGTGTCGTGGAATTAGAGCATCAAGAGAATTTTGTGGATGTGATTGCCGACTATTTTGTGAACCAGAAATATGTGCCTGTAGTCAGGCCGGGATTAAGTGTCAGGTTGACCGGTTTGCATTCCCTTGTGGTTGCACACAGGATGGTTGTGGTAATGTTGCAGGGAGGATTGAATTTAATCCAATTAGGGTTAGGTCTCACTTGCTTCACACTTTAATGCGACTTGAGTTAGAGAAAGGTCAGTGCCATAATGGAGTCCCAATTCTTCCTCTTTCCACTTCAAACAGTTTAGGTGATGAAAGTCAGAGTTCTGGAGATTCTCCTGGTGTATCTCCTACAAATAACTCACTATACTTGCCATCATACTTACCATCTGCTGTGGGAAATTTACAAGGTGATTATTACTCTAATTTCTTGTCCTCTGAACCTGTAAATGTATTAACAGAAGAGCCAGAAGAACTGTATAGCTCTATGTCTCCACCAAGTCCAGATGGCAGCTCATATTCTGAAAACTCTGATTATTCTAGCGATGAAGTAGAAGAAAAACCAAAcactaaaattacaaataatgccTGCAGCATATCAATGCAAGAATTGCCATCTGAACCAAAATATGAACAGTTTCAAGAAAAACATATGGAACCAATAGCTGCTGACCACTCATCTGTTTATATggaaagtgaaaacaaatattttggtgAGCCAAGTTCAGGCCAGTGTGAATACAGTCAAAAAATAACCACAAAATCTTGCTTTCAAGATCCAGCCTCTTCATCTGAATTTAAAAGCTGCCTGTTACTACAAAACCAGTTTGAAGGAGAATATTCTGAAGGCTCCTACTTCCCACCAATTCCAAAAGCACTACCTAGTGCATTTGGTGATGAACAGAGGTCCAAACTTACCATGGTAGAGGAATCAAATACTGTTGAGACTACACACTGCTATACTGACTTGAGCTCTTCAACACCAGTTTGTATCACTGAGTATGAGGATTGTGGGGAGCCACCaatgtgtaaagaaagtaaagagtTCCAGAAAGGAAATTTCAAGCCATCAGAAGACACTCGATTATCCATCCAAGAGGAAGAAACAGAGGGAAAAAACTTGGCAGAAATAATTAAACAGACTATGGAAGATGCAGcctcttcataa